A genomic region of Phragmites australis chromosome 2, lpPhrAust1.1, whole genome shotgun sequence contains the following coding sequences:
- the LOC133893957 gene encoding protein TPR1, with protein sequence MTSLSRELVFLILQFLDEEKFKETVHKLEQESGFFFNMKYFEEKVHAGEWDEVEKYLSGFTKVDDNRYSMKIFFEIRKQKYLEALDRHDRAKAVDILVKDLKVFSTFNEELYKEITQLLTLENFRENEQLSKYGDTKSARGIMLIELKKLIEANPLFREKLVFPTLKASRLRTLINQSLNWQHQLCKNPRPNPDIKTLFTDHTCTPPNGARASPVSVPLAAVPKAGAAYPPLTAHTPFQPPPSGPSLAGWMVNAAASSSVQSAVVAASSIPVPPNQAVPMLKRPTITDYQSAESEQLMKRLRPGAHGVDEATYPAPIPQPAWSVDDLPRTVACTLSHGSNVTSMDFHPSRHTLLLVGSANGEFTLYEIGLRETLVSKPFKIWDIQACSPQFQSSVAKDFSISINRVTWSPDGDLIGVAFTKHLIQLHTYQQPNETCHVLEIDAHSGGVNDIAFSRPNKQPCVVTCGDDKLIKVWDMHGQKLFTFEGHEAPVYSICPHHKESIQFIFSTALDGKIKAWLYDNMGSRVDYDAPGKWCTTMLYSADGTRLFSCGTSKDGESYLVEWNESEGSIKRTYSGFRKRSAGTASVVQFDTAQNHILAAGEDNQIKFWDVDNTNMLTFTEADGGLPAFPRLRFNKEGNLLAVTTVDNGFKVLANADGLRTLRAFGSRPFEAFRPQYEASSMKVSGAPVVTGISPSIGRMDHLDRNSPAKPSPILNGGDTASRSIDIKPRISEEKPDKVKHWELMEVLNSQQCRVATMPETPDQVSKVVRLLYTNSGVGLLALGSNAIQRLWKWNRNEQNPSGKATASVAPLHWQPNSGLVMTNDTADTNPEDAVPCIALSKNDSYVMSACGGKVSLFNMMTFKVMTTFMPPPPASTFLAFHPQDNNIIAIGMEDSTIHIYNVRVDEVKTRLKGHQKRITGLAFSTNLNILVSSGADAQLCVWTTDTWEKKKSVAMQMPAGKTPSGDTRVQFSSDQSRLLVVHETQLAIYVASKMERIHQWIPQDALSAPISHASYSCNTKLVFAAFTDGNIGIFDAENLRLRCRIAPTVYMSSTAINSNPHVYPLVIAAHPHEPNQFAVGLSDGSVKVMEPLESEGKWGTPAPADNGVPNGKTPASSATSNPAADQIQR encoded by the exons ATGACGTCGCTCAGCCGCGAGCTCGTGTTTCTCATCCTCCAGTTCCTCGACGAAGAGAAGTTCAAGGAGACCGTGCACAA GCTTGAGCAAGAGTCAGGATTCTTCTTCAATATGAAGTACTTTGAGGAGAAGGTCCATGCTGGGGAGTGGGATGAGGTGGAGAAGTACCTGTCAGGTTTCACCAAGGTAGATGACAATAGGTATTCGATGAAGATATTCTTTGAGATCAGGAAGCAGAAGTATTTGGAAGCGCTTGATAG GCATGATAGAGCAAAGGCTGTAGATATTCTTGTCAAGGATCTTAAAGTCTTCTCGACATTCAATGAGGAATTATATAAAGAGATAACACAGCTTCTAACTCTTGAGAATTTTAG GGAAAATGAACAGTTATCTAAGTATGGGGATACCAAATCTGCTCGCGGTATTATGCTGATTGAGCTCAAAAAACTTATTGAAGCGAACCCTCTTTTCCGGGAAAAACTTGTCTTTCCAACTCTTAAGGCATCACGCCTGCGTACTCTAATCAATCAAAG CTTAAATTGGCAGCATCAGCTTTGTAAGAATCCTCGACCAAATCCTGATATCAAAACTCTATTCACTGATCATACTTGCACTCCTCCAAATGGAGCTCGTGCATCACCAGTGTCTGTACCATTGGCAGCTGTTCCGAAGGCTGGTGCCGCATATCCACCACTCACAGCTCATACT CCGTTCCAACCTCCTCCCTCTGGTCCATCTTTAGCTGGTTGGATGGTAAATGCTGCTGCTTCTTCATCTGTTCAATCTGCTGTTGTAGCAGCATCATCAATACCTGTTCCGCCAAATCAAG CTGTCCCCATGTTGAAACGGCCAACTATAACAGACTATCAAAGTGCAGAATCTGAGCAACTAATGAAGCGATTGAGGCCTGGTGCACATGGCGTTGATGAG GCCACATATCCTGCCCCCATCCCTCAACCTGCATGGTCAGTGGATGATCTTCCTAGGACAGTAGCTTGTACTTTGTCACATGGATCTAATGTTACTAGCATGGATTTTCATCCTTCTCGGCATACACTACTACTAG TTGGGTCTGCTAATGGTGAATTTACGCTTTATGAGATTGGCCTGCGTGAGACATTGGTTTCAAAACCCTTCAAAATTTGGGACATACAAGCATGTTCACCTCAATTTCAG AGTTCTGTGGCCAAAGACTTCTCCATATCCATTAATCGAGTTACCTGGAGCCCTGACGGAGACTTAATTG GAGTCGCATTCACGAAACATCTGATCCAGCTACATACATATCAACAACCAAACGAGACATGCCATGTTCTAGAG ATTGATGCTCATTCTGGAGGAGTAAATGACATCGCATTCTCTCGACCAAATAAGCAACCTTGTGTTGTCACTTGTGGAGATGATAAGCTGATAAAG GTTTGGGATATGCATGGACAAAAACTATTTACATTTGAAGGGCATGAGGCGCCTGTTTATTCTATTTGCCCTCACCACAAAGAAAGTATTCAG TTTATCTTCTCAACCGCCCTGGATGGAAAGATTAAGGCATGGCTTTACGATAATATGGGATCTAGGGTGGACTATGATGCTCCTGGAAAATGGTGCACTACTATGCTCTATAGTGCCGATGGAACTAG GTTGTTCTCATGTGGAACGAGCAAAGATGGAGAATCGTATTTGGTTGAGTGGAATGAAAGTGAAGGATCTATCAAGAGGACATATTCTGGATTCCGGAAAAGGTCAGCTGGCACAGCTAGTGTAGTGCAGTTTGATACAGCTCAGAATCACATTTTGGCTGCTGGTGAAGATAACCAGATTAAATTTTGGGATGTTGATAATACTAATATGCTAACCTTCACTGAAGCTGACGGAGGCCTCCCG GCCTTTCCTCGCTTGAGATTCAATAAAGAAGGCAATCTTCTTGCTGTTACTACAGTGGACAATGGTTTTAAGGTACTTGCAAATGCTGATGGTCTCAGAACTTTACGTGCTTTTGGAAGCCGGCCTTTCGAAGCATTTAGGCCGCAATATGAAGCTTCTTCGATGAAG GTCTCAGGTGCTCCTGTTGTTACGGGCATCTCTCCTAGCATAGGTCGAATGGATCACTTAGACAGGAATTCTCCTGCAAAGCCATCTCCTATACTG AATGGTGGAGATACAGCATCAAGAAGCATAGACATAAAACCAAGAATCTCAGAAGAAAAACCTGATAAAGTGAAACATTGGGAACTGATGGAGGTTTTAAATTCCCAGCAATGCCGTGTAGCTACGATGCCAGAAACTCCTGATCAAGTCAGCAAG GTTGTCCGACTTCTGTACACAAATTCTGGTGTTGGGTTGTTAGCACTAGGGTCTAATGCTATTCAGAGGCTGTGGAAATGGAATAGAAACGAGCAGAATCCAAGTGGAAAG GCCACAGCAAGTGTTGCACCACTCCATTGGCAGCCAAACAGTGGTCTTGTTATGACAAATGATACAGCAGATACCAATCCGGAAGACGCGGTCCCGTGCATTGCGCTCTCCAAGAATGATTCTTATGTGATGTCTGCTTGTGGTGGGAAGGTTTCCTTGTTTAACATGATGACATTTAAG GTGATGACAACATTCATGCCACCACCACCCGCATCGACCTTTTTAGCATTTCACCCTCAAGACAATAATATCATAGCAATTGGAATGGAAGATTCAACCATCCACATATACAATGTCAGGGTAGATGAG GTTAAAACTAGACTCAAAGGACATCAAAAGAGGATTACTGGGTTGGCCTTTTCCACCAACCTTAATATACTCGTTTCTTCAGGAGCTGATGCACAG CTGTGTGTGTGGACCACTGACACTTGGGAAAAGAAGAAATCGGTTGCTATGCAAATGCCTGCTGGAAAGACTCCGTCAGGAGATACACGGGTCCAGTTTAGTTCTGACCAAAGTCGTTTATTAGTTGTTCATGAGACTCAGCTAGCTATATATGTCGCATCAAAAATGGAGAGAATCCATCAG TGGATACCCCAGGACGCTTTGTCAGCTCCCATATCACACGCATCATACTCATGCAACACTAAGCTGGTTTTTGCTGCCTTCACTGATGGCAACATAGGCATTTTTGATGCGGAGAACTTGAGATTAAGATGCCGAATTGCACCAACAGTATACATGTCCTCAACAGCCATAAACAG CAATCCGCATGTCTACCCTCTTGTCATCGCTGCGCATCCTCACGAGCCAAATCAATTTGCGGTGGGGCTGTCAGATGGATCGGTCAAAGTGATGGAGCCCTTGGAGTCCGAAGGGAAGTGGGGAACGCCCGCTCCGGCCGACAATGGGGTGCCCAACGGCAAGACTCCAGCATCATCAGCCACCAGTAACCCAGCCGCggatcaaattcaaagataG